Proteins from a single region of Halorubrum sp. 2020YC2:
- a CDS encoding Glu/Leu/Phe/Val dehydrogenase → MSSEANPFESLREQVDDAAAVVDADAGVIERLKNPERVLETNLTFERDDGSLETVRAYRSQFNGDRGPYKGGIRYHPGVTRDEVKALSGWMAYKCAVVDVPYGGGKGGIAIDPADYSADELERITRAFATELRPLIGEDRDIPAPDVNTGQREMNWIKDTYETLENTTAPGVITGKAIDSGGSEGRVEATGRSVALSVREAFDWLDRDLAGATVAVQGYGNAGSVAAALLDDLGASVVAVSDSSGGIHDPDGLAPRDVKAHKAETGSVTGYAGADALTNDELLTLDADCLVPAALENAVDGDLATDVRADLIVEAANGPLTPDADDVLAERDVHVVPDILANAGGVTVSYFEWVQNRQRFSWTEERVNEELERVITDAFDTLVDTYESNDVHNLRTAAYVVGIGRIVDAYDQAGNWP, encoded by the coding sequence ATGTCTTCTGAGGCGAACCCGTTCGAGAGTCTGCGGGAGCAGGTGGACGACGCCGCGGCGGTCGTCGACGCCGACGCGGGCGTCATCGAGCGGCTGAAGAACCCGGAACGGGTGTTAGAGACGAACCTGACGTTCGAGCGCGACGACGGCTCCCTAGAGACCGTCCGCGCGTACCGCTCGCAGTTCAACGGCGACCGCGGGCCGTACAAGGGCGGGATCCGCTACCATCCGGGCGTCACTCGCGACGAGGTGAAGGCGCTGTCGGGGTGGATGGCGTACAAGTGTGCCGTCGTCGACGTCCCGTACGGCGGCGGCAAGGGCGGTATCGCGATCGACCCGGCCGACTACTCCGCGGACGAGCTAGAGCGGATCACCCGCGCGTTCGCGACCGAACTGCGCCCGCTGATCGGTGAGGACCGCGACATCCCCGCACCGGACGTCAACACCGGCCAGCGGGAGATGAACTGGATCAAAGACACCTACGAGACCCTCGAAAACACCACCGCCCCCGGCGTCATCACGGGGAAGGCGATAGACTCCGGCGGCAGCGAGGGGCGCGTCGAGGCGACCGGCCGCTCGGTGGCGCTGTCGGTTCGCGAGGCGTTCGACTGGCTCGATCGCGACCTCGCGGGCGCGACGGTCGCCGTTCAGGGGTACGGCAACGCCGGCTCCGTCGCCGCCGCGCTGCTCGACGACCTCGGCGCGAGCGTGGTCGCCGTGTCCGACTCCTCCGGCGGAATCCACGACCCCGACGGACTCGCCCCCCGCGACGTGAAGGCGCACAAGGCCGAGACCGGTTCGGTGACCGGCTACGCCGGCGCCGACGCCCTCACGAACGACGAACTGCTGACGCTCGACGCCGACTGCCTCGTCCCGGCGGCGCTGGAGAACGCGGTCGACGGCGACCTCGCGACGGACGTCCGCGCCGACCTGATCGTCGAGGCGGCCAACGGCCCGCTCACGCCCGACGCCGACGACGTGCTGGCCGAGCGCGACGTCCACGTCGTCCCCGACATCCTCGCGAACGCCGGCGGCGTCACCGTCTCCTACTTCGAGTGGGTCCAGAACCGCCAGCGGTTCAGTTGGACCGAGGAGCGCGTCAACGAGGAGCTGGAACGCGTGATAACGGACGCGTTCGACACGCTCGTCGACACCTACGAGTCGAACGACGTCCACAACCTGCGGACCGCGGCGTACGTCGTCGGGATCGGTCGGATCGTCGACGCGTACGATCAGGCCGGAAACTGGCCGTAA
- a CDS encoding glucose 1-dehydrogenase, which translates to MNAIAVYEGADEPVVTEKPRPEPAPGEALVRTLRVGVDGTDHEVIAGEHGGTPAGEDHLVLGHEAVGVVEDPNDTPFEAGDVVVPTVRRPPNGANEYFARGEPDMAPDGEYHERGIVGAHGFMAEYFTSPAEFLVEIPPALAEWGFLVEPVSIAEKAIEHAYATRSAFHWEPESALVLGNGSLGLLTVATLDEEFDRIYCLGRRERPDPTIEIIESLGATYVNSNETAVSEVPDAYEPMDLVFEATGHAPHAFETIEALAPNGVGALLGVPGDWEFEIDGGRLHREFVLHNKALVGSVNSGYGHFETAIESLSGLSAEFLGDLVTGVHGLDEFEAAFADDDTTIKTAVEFAAYEER; encoded by the coding sequence ATGAACGCGATTGCCGTCTACGAGGGGGCCGACGAACCGGTCGTGACCGAGAAGCCGCGACCGGAGCCGGCGCCCGGCGAGGCGCTGGTTCGAACCCTCCGCGTCGGCGTCGACGGGACCGACCACGAGGTGATCGCCGGCGAGCACGGCGGGACGCCCGCGGGCGAGGACCACCTCGTGTTGGGTCACGAGGCGGTCGGCGTGGTCGAGGACCCGAACGACACGCCGTTCGAGGCCGGCGACGTCGTCGTCCCGACGGTGCGCCGCCCGCCCAACGGCGCCAACGAGTACTTCGCGCGGGGCGAGCCCGACATGGCGCCGGACGGCGAGTACCACGAGCGCGGTATCGTGGGCGCGCACGGCTTCATGGCGGAGTACTTCACCAGCCCCGCGGAGTTCTTAGTCGAGATTCCCCCGGCGCTCGCGGAGTGGGGGTTCCTCGTCGAACCGGTCTCGATCGCGGAGAAGGCGATCGAACACGCCTACGCCACCCGGTCGGCGTTCCATTGGGAGCCGGAGTCGGCGCTCGTGTTGGGCAACGGGTCGCTCGGACTCCTGACGGTCGCGACCCTCGACGAGGAGTTCGACCGGATCTACTGTCTCGGGCGGCGCGAGCGCCCCGACCCGACGATCGAGATCATCGAGTCGCTGGGGGCGACGTACGTGAACTCCAACGAGACGGCGGTCTCAGAGGTCCCCGACGCGTACGAGCCGATGGACCTCGTCTTCGAGGCGACCGGCCACGCGCCCCACGCGTTCGAGACGATCGAGGCGCTCGCGCCCAACGGCGTCGGCGCGCTGCTCGGCGTCCCGGGCGACTGGGAGTTCGAGATCGACGGCGGCCGACTCCACCGGGAGTTCGTCCTCCACAACAAGGCGCTCGTCGGCAGCGTCAACTCCGGCTACGGTCACTTCGAGACCGCGATCGAGTCGCTCTCGGGGCTCTCGGCGGAGTTCTTGGGCGATCTCGTGACGGGCGTCCACGGCCTCGACGAGTTCGAGGCCGCGTTCGCGGATGACGACACGACTATTAAAACGGCGGTCGAATTCGCCGCGTATGAAGAACGTTGA
- a CDS encoding MaoC family dehydratase, giving the protein MPGLYYEEFEVGQTIEHERRRTISEADNQRFCDMTMNQQPLHLDADFAGETQFGERLVNGLYTMSLAVGVSIPETTDGTIVANLSYDEVEHPNPVFHGDTIRARSTVTDKRETSDGERGVVTMRVEAFKIVDGDDDVLVCEFERTVLSEKRPEGDADGGRD; this is encoded by the coding sequence ATGCCCGGACTGTACTACGAGGAGTTCGAGGTCGGCCAGACGATCGAACACGAGAGGCGACGGACGATAAGCGAGGCCGACAACCAGCGCTTCTGCGACATGACGATGAACCAGCAGCCGCTCCACCTCGACGCGGACTTCGCGGGCGAGACCCAGTTCGGCGAGCGGCTGGTGAACGGGCTGTACACGATGTCGCTCGCGGTCGGGGTCTCCATCCCGGAGACGACCGACGGGACCATCGTCGCGAACCTCTCGTACGACGAGGTCGAGCACCCGAACCCGGTGTTCCACGGCGACACTATCCGCGCGCGGTCGACGGTCACGGACAAGCGGGAGACGAGCGACGGCGAACGCGGCGTCGTCACCATGCGCGTGGAGGCGTTCAAGATCGTCGACGGCGACGACGACGTCCTCGTCTGCGAGTTCGAGCGGACGGTGCTCTCCGAGAAGCGGCCGGAAGGCGACGCGGACGGAGGGAGAGACTGA
- a CDS encoding peptidylprolyl isomerase: MSDQEQADAADEAEETETDADGLEDGDFVRVAYTIRTADDGRVIDTTDKETAEDAEIDVDEYDFEPRIIALGAGHVFPSVEEAFVGGAVGDEGTVDVPAEDAFGEYDPDEVETVKADKIPEDDRYPGAQVQIDNQQGHLETIIGGRARVDFNHPLAGEDLEYEYEILEAIDDREQQAAGMLGMYLQEAPEVRIETVTEEEETVTEDDDGEETVETEEVEKDVLYVTATQAMQMNQQWMFQKQQIAQDLMSRLDLDRVVVEEVIEGGGMGGLGGMMGGMGGGAGDVDIEEALEDVDVDADEIVDEIDEE, translated from the coding sequence ATGAGCGATCAGGAGCAAGCGGACGCGGCCGACGAGGCCGAAGAGACCGAGACCGACGCCGACGGACTCGAAGACGGCGACTTCGTCCGCGTCGCGTACACGATCCGAACGGCCGACGACGGTCGCGTCATCGACACGACCGACAAGGAGACGGCCGAGGACGCCGAGATCGACGTCGACGAGTACGACTTCGAGCCGCGAATCATCGCGCTCGGCGCCGGCCACGTGTTCCCCTCCGTCGAGGAGGCGTTCGTCGGCGGCGCCGTCGGTGACGAGGGCACCGTCGACGTCCCCGCCGAGGACGCCTTCGGCGAGTACGACCCCGACGAGGTCGAGACGGTCAAGGCCGACAAGATCCCCGAGGACGACCGCTACCCCGGGGCGCAGGTCCAGATCGACAACCAGCAGGGCCACCTCGAAACGATCATCGGCGGCCGCGCCCGCGTCGACTTCAACCACCCGCTGGCCGGCGAGGACCTCGAGTACGAGTACGAGATCCTCGAAGCGATCGACGACCGCGAGCAGCAGGCCGCCGGCATGCTCGGGATGTACCTCCAGGAGGCGCCGGAGGTCCGCATCGAGACGGTCACCGAGGAGGAGGAGACCGTCACCGAGGACGACGACGGCGAGGAGACCGTCGAGACCGAGGAGGTCGAGAAGGACGTGCTCTACGTCACGGCGACGCAGGCGATGCAGATGAACCAGCAGTGGATGTTCCAGAAACAGCAGATCGCGCAGGACCTCATGAGCCGCCTCGACCTCGACCGCGTGGTCGTCGAGGAGGTCATCGAGGGCGGCGGCATGGGCGGTCTCGGCGGCATGATGGGCGGCATGGGCGGCGGCGCCGGCGACGTCGACATCGAGGAGGCGCTCGAAGACGTCGACGTCGACGCCGACGAGATCGTCGACGAGATCGACGAGGAGTAA
- a CDS encoding diphthine--ammonia ligase: MMSDWVSLFSGGKDSSWALYQALEEGLDVSRLLTVHPAGDSYMYHTPATELASLAAESVGVDIVEVSPDDFGADDVDDAGAQGDAELEPMEAALQEIAAEDGVDLAGVTAGAVESAFQTSRIQAMCDRLGIDLFAPLWQEDPAELAAAMFDAGFEIRIVQVAAYGLDESWLGRRYDADALDDLLALREEYGVHPLGEGGEFETYVVDGPHMDRRIDLTYDAVWEGDRGHVEVRDASLE; the protein is encoded by the coding sequence ATCATGAGCGACTGGGTGAGCCTCTTTTCCGGCGGGAAAGACTCCTCGTGGGCGTTGTATCAGGCGTTAGAGGAGGGACTCGACGTCTCGCGACTCCTGACCGTCCACCCCGCCGGCGACTCGTACATGTACCACACGCCGGCGACTGAGCTAGCGTCGCTCGCGGCCGAGAGCGTCGGGGTCGACATCGTCGAGGTGTCGCCCGACGACTTCGGCGCGGACGACGTCGACGACGCGGGCGCGCAGGGCGACGCCGAGTTGGAACCGATGGAGGCCGCGCTGCAGGAGATCGCCGCCGAGGACGGCGTCGACCTCGCGGGCGTCACGGCCGGCGCTGTCGAAAGCGCGTTCCAGACGAGCCGGATCCAGGCGATGTGCGACCGGCTCGGGATCGACCTCTTCGCGCCGCTGTGGCAGGAGGACCCCGCCGAACTCGCGGCGGCGATGTTCGACGCCGGCTTCGAGATCCGGATCGTTCAGGTGGCGGCGTACGGACTCGACGAGTCGTGGCTCGGCCGGCGGTACGACGCCGACGCGCTCGACGACCTGCTCGCGCTCCGCGAGGAGTACGGCGTCCACCCGCTGGGGGAGGGCGGCGAGTTCGAGACGTACGTCGTCGACGGCCCGCACATGGACCGCCGCATCGACCTGACCTACGACGCGGTGTGGGAGGGGGACCGCGGCCACGTGGAGGTCCGGGACGCGTCGCTGGAGTGA
- a CDS encoding dienelactone hydrolase family protein yields MTDIPLEHVHVAPDEGFDGEPAPAVFVLHGRGADEEDLLPVAAELPDELHVVSLRAPDPLQGGYTWYELDLSAGGLESSQPDADDFRRSLDLIVESVEAAVDAYGLDADRVGLLGFSQGAITSLSLLLEDPDRYAWVVALHGYLPESHADLDPDGIAGKPVFVGAGAGDRVIPESRTTAAVERLEAVDAVVTHGSFPGGHGIGPKELDAVIEFVESR; encoded by the coding sequence ATGACCGACATTCCGCTCGAACACGTTCACGTCGCGCCCGACGAGGGGTTTGACGGCGAGCCGGCGCCGGCCGTCTTCGTCCTCCACGGTCGCGGCGCCGACGAGGAGGACCTGCTCCCGGTCGCCGCCGAGTTGCCGGACGAACTCCACGTCGTCAGCCTCCGCGCGCCGGACCCGCTTCAAGGCGGGTACACGTGGTACGAACTCGACCTCTCCGCCGGCGGGTTGGAGTCGAGCCAGCCCGACGCCGACGACTTCCGGCGGAGCCTCGACCTGATAGTCGAGAGCGTCGAGGCGGCGGTTGACGCCTACGGACTCGACGCCGACCGGGTCGGGCTGCTCGGGTTCAGCCAGGGCGCGATCACGAGCCTCTCGCTCTTGCTGGAAGACCCCGACCGCTACGCGTGGGTCGTCGCGCTCCACGGCTATCTCCCGGAGTCGCACGCGGACCTCGATCCGGACGGTATCGCGGGCAAGCCCGTCTTCGTCGGCGCCGGCGCGGGCGACCGCGTGATCCCCGAGTCGCGGACGACGGCGGCCGTCGAGCGGCTCGAAGCCGTCGACGCCGTCGTCACCCACGGCAGCTTCCCGGGGGGCCACGGTATCGGTCCGAAAGAGCTCGACGCGGTCATCGAGTTCGTCGAGTCGCGGTAG
- a CDS encoding RNA-guided endonuclease TnpB family protein: protein MEVRRTVPVKLDMADSDADLLHETISEFLWAANYVVDHAWQGEYKTTSKAELQRETYDDVRAETRLQANLVQNARNKAADAVQSVVARWKQGDYAGKPSFSAPTLVYDKRCATFNDDHATLSTVEGRITAEYVLPDDNRETPHSEYLFNDDYEVTGAELHYRDGEFYLHVRTKADVESETADDGNAEHSTVLGVDLGIENIAVTSTGTFWNGAELNHWHREFEKRRGSLQQRGTRAAHETIQSVGRTETGRYDHFLHTVSKELVAEAVEHDCDVIAFENLTGIRERMPNAKKFHAWAFQRLFEYVEYKAEVVGISVEQVSPAYTSQRCSKCGFTHENNRPTSDGQDVFECLKCGYTPHADYNAAKNIGLKHLRSAQTSSSGGAPVNVRLNRGTLNVNGDYEPASDGQNGSPRESPTLNEANGNAVSE, encoded by the coding sequence ATGGAGGTACGGCGCACCGTGCCAGTCAAGCTCGATATGGCCGACAGCGACGCTGATCTCCTCCATGAAACCATCTCCGAGTTCCTGTGGGCCGCCAACTACGTGGTCGACCACGCCTGGCAAGGCGAGTATAAAACGACGAGCAAGGCCGAACTCCAACGTGAAACCTACGACGACGTGCGGGCTGAGACGCGTTTACAAGCGAATCTCGTTCAGAACGCTCGCAACAAGGCCGCCGACGCCGTCCAAAGCGTCGTTGCCCGCTGGAAACAAGGCGACTACGCAGGGAAACCATCCTTTTCCGCCCCCACACTCGTCTACGACAAACGCTGTGCGACGTTCAACGACGATCACGCGACGCTCTCAACCGTCGAAGGCCGAATCACGGCCGAGTACGTCCTGCCAGACGATAACCGCGAGACACCCCACTCGGAGTACCTGTTCAACGACGACTACGAAGTGACGGGCGCGGAACTCCACTACCGCGACGGCGAGTTCTACCTTCACGTCCGCACTAAGGCCGACGTGGAGTCCGAGACTGCCGACGACGGCAACGCCGAGCACAGCACAGTCCTCGGCGTTGACCTCGGCATCGAAAACATCGCCGTCACTTCAACAGGCACGTTCTGGAACGGGGCAGAGCTGAACCACTGGCACCGCGAGTTCGAGAAGCGACGCGGATCGCTCCAACAGCGCGGGACGCGGGCGGCTCACGAAACCATCCAGTCGGTCGGACGCACAGAGACGGGACGCTACGATCACTTCTTACACACAGTCTCGAAGGAACTCGTCGCAGAAGCCGTCGAACACGACTGTGACGTGATCGCATTCGAGAACCTGACGGGAATTCGTGAGCGGATGCCGAACGCCAAGAAGTTCCACGCGTGGGCGTTCCAACGTCTGTTCGAGTACGTCGAGTACAAAGCCGAAGTCGTCGGCATCTCGGTCGAGCAGGTGAGTCCCGCCTACACCTCCCAGCGGTGTTCCAAGTGCGGGTTCACTCACGAAAACAACCGCCCGACCTCGGACGGACAGGACGTATTCGAGTGCCTGAAGTGCGGATACACTCCCCACGCGGACTACAACGCAGCAAAAAACATCGGTCTGAAGCATCTCCGCTCGGCGCAAACGTCGTCGAGCGGAGGCGCACCCGTAAACGTGCGCTTGAATCGCGGGACGTTGAACGTGAACGGTGATTACGAGCCTGCCAGCGATGGCCAGAACGGGAGTCCACGCGAAAGCCCCACCCTCAACGAAGCGAACGGAAACGCCGTGAGCGAGTAG
- the gfcR gene encoding transcriptional regulator GfcR, which yields MKNVDDLIDSAADLAERGLSKGEIADELNVSRETASWLVERGGGSEAADAPAGATASADIHVDWSALGRDSTRLGYAASAMADLLAKQGEAVDLTVGIEKAGAPLATAVADRLDTDLGTYAPAKHQWDEGDIDEQGGGFSRNFAAIRNRDCYVVDDIITSGTTMRESIDAIRDRGGEPVACVVLVDKKGYDEIDGVPVYSLVDVVRVDRDE from the coding sequence ATGAAGAACGTTGACGACCTGATAGACAGCGCTGCCGACCTCGCCGAGCGCGGGCTCTCGAAGGGAGAGATCGCGGACGAACTGAACGTCTCCCGGGAGACCGCGAGCTGGCTGGTCGAGCGCGGCGGCGGCTCGGAGGCCGCCGACGCGCCCGCGGGGGCGACGGCGTCCGCCGACATCCACGTCGACTGGTCAGCGCTCGGCCGCGACTCGACCCGCCTCGGCTACGCGGCGAGCGCGATGGCCGACCTCCTGGCCAAACAGGGCGAGGCGGTCGACCTCACCGTCGGCATCGAGAAGGCCGGCGCGCCGCTCGCGACCGCGGTCGCGGACCGGCTCGACACCGACCTCGGCACCTACGCGCCCGCGAAACACCAGTGGGACGAGGGCGACATCGACGAGCAGGGCGGCGGCTTCTCGCGGAACTTCGCGGCCATCCGGAACCGCGACTGCTACGTCGTCGACGACATCATCACCTCGGGGACGACGATGCGGGAGTCGATCGACGCGATCCGCGACCGGGGCGGCGAGCCGGTCGCGTGCGTCGTGTTGGTCGACAAGAAGGGGTACGACGAGATCGACGGGGTCCCGGTGTACTCGCTGGTCGACGTCGTCCGCGTCGACCGCGACGAGTAG
- a CDS encoding YlbF family regulator gives MSVEQVSIEDLGRELGDRIAETPEYERFEEARAAVQRDEAVQERIDEFEQLRAEFMQARQTGQATNEGLQRVQEAQDELHSMPVMSEYLDAQDELEDTLEAVNEAISEPLAVDFGGEAGGCCQE, from the coding sequence ATGAGCGTCGAACAGGTCTCCATCGAAGACCTCGGCCGAGAGCTCGGCGACCGGATCGCCGAAACCCCGGAGTACGAGCGGTTCGAAGAGGCGAGAGCGGCGGTCCAGCGCGACGAGGCGGTCCAAGAGCGGATCGACGAGTTCGAGCAGCTGCGCGCGGAGTTCATGCAGGCCCGCCAGACCGGGCAGGCGACGAACGAGGGGCTTCAGCGCGTCCAAGAGGCGCAAGACGAGCTCCACTCGATGCCCGTGATGAGCGAGTACCTCGACGCGCAAGACGAGCTCGAGGACACCCTCGAAGCCGTCAACGAGGCGATTTCCGAGCCGCTCGCCGTCGACTTCGGCGGCGAGGCCGGCGGCTGCTGTCAGGAGTAA
- a CDS encoding transcriptional regulator, producing METLPTGISVLDRQFGGGIPSGSVVVLKANPDSQSELILDRFARIRRCRYLTTVRSAEAVESALSLDGDEETTVEATQDAGDLHEAASLIDDLSEGETLIVDSVEPLEDGASPSAYAEFLDGVRSRVDAAGGVALLHALRGGEDPQTRRITEQVADVVFDLRTTVTGTEIANRLIVPKFRGGAALEEPLKLKLTDTVAVDTSRDIA from the coding sequence ATGGAGACGCTTCCGACCGGGATCTCGGTGCTGGACCGACAGTTCGGCGGCGGAATCCCGAGCGGTAGCGTCGTCGTGTTGAAGGCGAACCCCGACAGCCAGTCCGAACTCATCCTGGACCGGTTCGCTCGGATCCGGCGGTGCCGCTACCTCACGACCGTCCGGTCCGCCGAGGCGGTGGAGTCGGCCCTCAGTCTCGACGGGGACGAGGAGACGACCGTCGAGGCGACGCAGGACGCCGGGGACCTCCACGAGGCGGCGTCGTTGATCGACGACCTCTCGGAGGGAGAGACCCTCATCGTCGACTCCGTGGAGCCGCTGGAGGACGGGGCGTCCCCGTCGGCGTACGCCGAGTTCCTCGACGGGGTCAGGTCCCGCGTCGACGCCGCCGGGGGCGTCGCGCTGCTCCACGCGCTTCGCGGCGGCGAAGACCCTCAGACGAGGCGGATCACGGAGCAGGTCGCGGACGTCGTGTTCGACCTCCGAACCACGGTCACCGGGACCGAGATCGCGAACCGCCTCATCGTTCCCAAGTTCCGTGGGGGCGCCGCCCTCGAAGAGCCGCTGAAGCTGAAGCTCACCGACACGGTCGCCGTCGACACGAGCCGCGACATCGCCTGA
- a CDS encoding P-loop NTPase, which yields MIAVAGGKGGSGKTTTTLGLARALSRRGAPVVAADADWDLPNLARLAAETAADRVPAGTGLRAAEEDGRTVLDAARGTERVRPDRSEPTVLAAPDSPRSVDAHATFDALDAATPNDAPVLLDCPAGASPDVAAPLRAADRALIATPLRRAALRDAAKTAAIASRLGCPPVGAVVIGETSVPDRVAALLGCPLLGSVPDGGAAPLSDSAVRSAYDDIARRLGETEAAAAWTVA from the coding sequence GTGATAGCCGTCGCCGGCGGGAAGGGCGGAAGCGGAAAGACCACGACCACCCTCGGGCTCGCCCGCGCGCTCTCGCGGCGCGGCGCCCCCGTCGTCGCGGCCGACGCCGACTGGGACCTGCCGAACCTCGCGCGGTTGGCCGCGGAGACCGCGGCGGACCGCGTGCCCGCCGGAACCGGACTGCGGGCCGCCGAGGAAGACGGTCGGACGGTCCTCGACGCGGCCCGCGGGACCGAGCGGGTGCGTCCCGACCGCTCCGAGCCGACGGTCCTCGCGGCCCCCGACTCGCCGCGGTCCGTGGACGCGCACGCGACGTTCGACGCGCTCGACGCCGCGACGCCGAACGACGCGCCGGTGTTGCTCGACTGTCCGGCCGGCGCGTCGCCGGACGTGGCCGCGCCCCTGCGGGCGGCCGACCGCGCGCTGATCGCGACGCCGCTCAGGCGAGCCGCGCTCCGCGACGCGGCGAAGACGGCGGCGATCGCCAGCCGTCTCGGCTGTCCACCGGTCGGCGCGGTCGTGATCGGTGAGACGAGCGTGCCGGACCGGGTGGCGGCGCTGCTCGGCTGTCCCCTCCTCGGGAGCGTCCCGGACGGCGGGGCGGCCCCGCTCTCCGACTCGGCGGTCCGAAGCGCGTACGACGATATCGCCCGCCGCCTCGGAGAGACCGAGGCCGCGGCGGCATGGACGGTCGCGTGA
- the cyaB gene encoding class IV adenylate cyclase — protein sequence MYEVEIKVPAGLDATRERLREAGAERVDSRLQRDTYYDAPHREFAETDEALRIRRETPLAEDGGSAAEDGESTATVTYKGPLLEEASKTRAEHETGVDDGEALAAALSGLGFEPAATVEKRREFWSYDGFTVTLDAVTGLDEYVEIERAVETEGEVDAAREAAVEALGRLGLDADDQVRTSYLGLLLAAEGGS from the coding sequence ATGTACGAAGTCGAGATCAAGGTCCCGGCCGGCCTCGACGCGACGCGGGAGCGGCTCCGCGAGGCCGGCGCCGAGCGCGTCGATTCCCGACTCCAGCGCGACACCTACTACGACGCGCCGCACCGCGAGTTCGCAGAGACGGACGAGGCGCTTCGGATCCGCCGCGAGACGCCGCTGGCGGAGGACGGTGGATCGGCGGCGGAGGACGGAGAGTCTACGGCGACGGTCACCTACAAGGGGCCGCTCCTCGAGGAGGCCTCAAAGACGCGCGCCGAACACGAGACGGGCGTCGACGACGGCGAGGCGCTCGCCGCGGCCCTCTCGGGGCTCGGCTTCGAGCCGGCCGCGACGGTCGAGAAGCGGCGGGAGTTCTGGTCGTACGACGGGTTCACGGTGACGCTCGACGCCGTCACCGGGTTAGACGAGTACGTCGAGATAGAGCGCGCCGTCGAGACGGAAGGCGAGGTCGACGCGGCCCGCGAGGCGGCGGTCGAGGCGCTCGGCCGCCTCGGCCTCGACGCGGACGACCAGGTCCGGACCTCCTACCTCGGGCTGTTGCTGGCCGCCGAAGGCGGGAGCTAG
- a CDS encoding CoA ester lyase — MARRSLLFSPGDSPDLMRKAPGAGADVICFDLEDAVAPARKDEARAAVREVLSDPAFDPDAEVCVRLTVESPAADLDGVLGGDAGGESGAESETDDVRLDAVMLPKVEAPGRVADAAALCAERGRDPAVFALVETAAGVLSAQSIAAADPTDALAFGAEDLAADVGATRTDEGTEVLYAREHVVLAASAADVDALDTVYTDFSDDAGLREDAAFARRLGYDGKLAIHPAQVAPITEAFTPDPADVEWAETVLDARGEAEREGRAVFEVDGEMIDAPLIAQAERILDRAPDGDR; from the coding sequence ATGGCCAGACGAAGCCTGCTGTTCTCTCCCGGCGACAGCCCCGACCTCATGCGGAAGGCGCCCGGGGCCGGGGCGGACGTGATCTGCTTCGACCTCGAAGACGCTGTCGCTCCCGCCCGAAAAGACGAGGCGAGAGCGGCCGTCCGCGAGGTGCTCTCGGACCCCGCGTTCGACCCGGACGCCGAGGTGTGCGTCCGGCTGACCGTCGAGTCGCCCGCCGCCGACCTCGACGGCGTGTTGGGGGGCGACGCGGGCGGCGAGAGCGGCGCGGAGAGCGAGACGGACGACGTCCGCCTCGACGCGGTGATGCTCCCGAAGGTCGAGGCGCCCGGCCGCGTCGCGGACGCCGCCGCGCTGTGCGCCGAGCGCGGGCGCGACCCGGCCGTGTTCGCGCTCGTCGAGACCGCCGCGGGCGTCCTCTCGGCCCAGTCGATCGCGGCCGCGGACCCGACCGACGCGCTCGCCTTCGGCGCCGAGGACCTCGCCGCCGACGTGGGCGCGACCCGGACCGACGAGGGGACGGAGGTGCTGTACGCCCGGGAGCACGTCGTCCTCGCGGCGAGCGCGGCGGACGTCGACGCGCTCGACACGGTGTACACGGACTTCTCTGACGACGCGGGGCTCCGCGAGGACGCGGCGTTCGCGCGGCGACTGGGCTACGACGGGAAGCTCGCGATCCACCCGGCGCAGGTGGCGCCGATCACCGAGGCGTTCACCCCGGATCCGGCGGACGTGGAGTGGGCGGAAACCGTCCTCGACGCCCGCGGCGAGGCGGAACGCGAGGGTCGGGCCGTCTTCGAGGTCGACGGCGAGATGATCGACGCGCCGCTGATCGCGCAGGCGGAGCGGATCCTCGACCGGGCGCCCGACGGCGACCGCTGA
- a CDS encoding glutaredoxin family protein, translated as MTFSPETDADPDEITERVETTIADNDVVLFMKGNRLMPQCGYSKRAVELISQHVEEFETVDVLPALPQYREALESHSGWETIPQTFVDGEFVGGSDVLSELDERGELAAELGAE; from the coding sequence ATGACGTTCAGTCCAGAGACCGACGCCGACCCGGACGAGATCACCGAGCGCGTCGAGACGACGATCGCCGACAACGACGTGGTGCTGTTCATGAAGGGGAACCGCCTGATGCCGCAGTGCGGCTACTCGAAGCGCGCCGTCGAGCTCATCTCCCAGCACGTTGAGGAGTTCGAGACGGTCGACGTGTTGCCCGCGCTGCCGCAGTACCGCGAGGCCCTGGAGTCGCACAGCGGCTGGGAGACGATCCCGCAGACGTTCGTCGACGGCGAGTTCGTCGGCGGGAGCGACGTGCTCTCCGAACTCGACGAGCGGGGCGAGCTCGCGGCCGAGCTCGGCGCCGAGTGA